In a genomic window of Variovorax paradoxus:
- a CDS encoding RNA polymerase subunit sigma-70 codes for MNDTAAREAAERAARQSYGRLLAILSARTHDIAGSEDALAHAFARALERWPSDGVPERPDAWLLSVARNRRLDAWRHTRVQDDATQTLLLLAGEMDTAEAEGHAVPDDRLRLFFVCAHPAIDASARTPLMLQTVLGLDAARMAGAFLTSPATLSQRLVRAKTRIRNTRIPFEYPQQRELPQRLQDVLDGIYAAYGTGWDDVDGADARPDGLTTEAIDLGRILCALMPEEPEPLGLLALMLFCESRAEARRSDTGAYVPLDQQDTARWDPDLLAEAEACLRRASAMQRLGAYQLEAAIQSAHCERRVGAPVPPEALVSLYEGLLALRPSIGAQVSLACALANARGPDAGLRTLDAIPPDEVANYQPFWAARAHLLAAGGARAAARQAYERAIGLASSAAVRTYLGVMMLRL; via the coding sequence ATGAACGACACGGCCGCCCGCGAGGCCGCCGAGCGAGCGGCTCGCCAGTCCTATGGCCGGCTGCTCGCGATCCTCTCGGCACGCACGCACGACATCGCCGGCTCCGAGGACGCGTTGGCCCATGCCTTCGCGCGCGCGCTCGAGCGCTGGCCGTCCGATGGCGTGCCCGAGCGGCCCGACGCCTGGCTGCTGAGCGTCGCGCGCAACCGTCGCCTCGATGCATGGCGCCACACCCGCGTGCAGGACGACGCCACCCAGACCCTGCTGCTGCTGGCCGGCGAAATGGACACCGCCGAGGCCGAGGGCCATGCGGTGCCCGACGACCGGCTGCGCCTGTTCTTCGTCTGCGCCCATCCGGCCATCGATGCCTCCGCGCGCACGCCGCTGATGCTGCAGACCGTGCTGGGCCTCGACGCCGCGCGCATGGCCGGCGCCTTCCTCACCTCGCCCGCCACCCTGAGCCAGCGGCTGGTGCGCGCCAAGACGCGCATCCGCAACACGCGCATCCCCTTCGAATACCCGCAGCAGCGCGAGCTGCCGCAGCGGCTGCAGGACGTGCTCGACGGCATCTATGCCGCCTACGGCACCGGCTGGGACGATGTCGACGGCGCCGATGCGCGGCCCGACGGCCTCACCACCGAGGCCATCGACCTCGGCCGCATCCTCTGCGCGCTGATGCCCGAGGAGCCCGAGCCGCTGGGTCTGCTCGCGCTGATGCTGTTCTGCGAGAGCCGCGCCGAGGCGCGCCGCAGCGACACCGGCGCCTATGTGCCGCTCGACCAGCAGGACACCGCGCGCTGGGACCCCGACCTGCTCGCCGAGGCCGAGGCCTGCCTGCGCCGCGCCTCGGCCATGCAGCGTCTGGGCGCCTACCAGCTCGAGGCCGCGATCCAGTCGGCGCACTGCGAGCGCCGCGTCGGCGCGCCGGTGCCGCCCGAGGCGCTGGTGTCGCTGTACGAAGGCCTGCTCGCGCTGCGGCCCAGCATCGGCGCGCAGGTGAGCCTGGCCTGCGCGCTCGCCAACGCGCGCGGACCCGACGCGGGCCTGCGCACGCTCGATGCGATCCCGCCCGACGAGGTCGCGAACTACCAGCCCTTCTGGGCCGCGCGTGCGCACCTGCTGGCGGCCGGCGGCGCGCGGGCCGCGGCGCGCCAGGCCTACGAGCGCGCGATCGGCCTCGCGAGCAGCGCGGCGGTGCGCACCTACCTCGGGGTCATGATGCTGCGCCTGTGA
- a CDS encoding NUDIX hydrolase has product MLVKSFVNASASTFPSLDFPRPLVTVDVAMFTVLDDALQVLLVRRPADSAEPYPGRWALPGGFVNVDEDATLLDCALRKLREKTGVVTPYLEQLGSWGGAKRDPRGWSATHCFYALIPAQAMQLRGGANAAEVAWFEVEAALRKRLAFDHGELLAAAVARLRSKVEYTSLPAFLLKEPFTLPALQHTYEVVLGRPVDKSAFRKRMLDGGFMEEAGMLAGGPGRPAMSYRLRDRSQAALFPRTFNARPDAG; this is encoded by the coding sequence ATGCTCGTCAAGTCCTTCGTGAACGCCTCCGCATCGACCTTTCCGTCGCTCGACTTTCCCCGCCCCCTCGTCACCGTCGACGTGGCGATGTTCACCGTGCTCGACGACGCGCTGCAGGTGCTGCTGGTGCGCCGCCCCGCCGACAGCGCCGAACCCTATCCGGGGCGCTGGGCGCTGCCGGGTGGCTTCGTGAACGTCGATGAGGACGCGACGCTGCTGGACTGCGCGCTGCGCAAGCTGCGCGAGAAGACCGGCGTGGTCACGCCCTACCTCGAGCAGCTCGGCAGCTGGGGTGGGGCGAAGCGCGATCCGCGCGGCTGGTCGGCCACGCATTGCTTCTATGCGCTGATCCCGGCGCAGGCGATGCAGCTGCGCGGCGGCGCCAACGCGGCCGAGGTGGCGTGGTTCGAGGTCGAGGCGGCGCTGCGCAAGCGGCTGGCCTTCGACCATGGCGAGCTGCTCGCGGCGGCGGTGGCGCGGCTGCGCAGCAAGGTCGAATACACCTCGCTGCCGGCCTTCCTGCTCAAGGAGCCGTTCACGCTGCCGGCGCTGCAGCACACCTACGAGGTCGTGCTCGGGCGTCCGGTCGACAAGAGCGCGTTCCGCAAGCGCATGCTCGACGGCGGCTTCATGGAGGAGGCCGGCATGCTCGCGGGCGGGCCGGGGCGCCCGGCGATGAGCTACCGGCTGCGCGACCGTTCGCAGGCGGCGCTGTTCCCGCGCACCTTCAATGCCCGGCCCGACGCGGGCTGA
- a CDS encoding TIGR02452 family protein yields MNRAQRAKLAHETLEILDRGAYATAEGRTISLEKEIAACLAQTRYFDEAQAGELVRKVERSTTGPHRATIEVVNETTLAGISRLSATGRHRIGALNFASARHPGGGFLGGSLAQEESLATSSALYASLLRAPQFHEAHRAAPSLLYSHAMVVSPDCPVFRHDDGSLMERPEAATFITCAAPNAGAIARNQPDALAQIPQVLQARVACVLALAARQACDALVLGAWGCGVFRNDPRVVAQAFRHHLGADSPWATRFERIVFAVLDTSAQQETFTAFQDILAA; encoded by the coding sequence ATGAACAGGGCACAACGCGCCAAGCTCGCGCACGAAACACTGGAGATCCTCGACCGCGGCGCCTACGCCACCGCGGAAGGCCGCACGATCAGCCTCGAGAAGGAGATCGCCGCCTGCCTCGCGCAAACGCGCTACTTCGACGAGGCGCAGGCCGGCGAGCTCGTGCGAAAGGTCGAACGCTCGACCACCGGGCCGCACCGCGCCACCATCGAGGTCGTCAACGAGACCACCCTGGCCGGCATCTCGCGCCTCTCGGCCACGGGCCGCCATCGCATCGGCGCACTGAACTTCGCCTCCGCGCGCCATCCCGGCGGCGGCTTTCTCGGCGGGAGCCTCGCGCAAGAGGAGTCGCTGGCCACCAGTTCGGCACTGTACGCATCGCTGCTGCGCGCACCGCAGTTCCACGAGGCGCATCGGGCGGCGCCTTCGCTGCTCTATTCGCACGCGATGGTCGTCTCGCCCGACTGCCCCGTCTTCCGCCACGACGACGGGAGCCTGATGGAGCGACCCGAGGCCGCCACCTTCATCACCTGCGCCGCGCCGAACGCGGGTGCCATCGCGCGCAACCAGCCCGACGCGCTGGCGCAGATTCCGCAGGTGCTCCAGGCACGCGTGGCGTGCGTGCTGGCGCTCGCCGCGCGGCAGGCGTGCGATGCGCTGGTGCTCGGTGCCTGGGGCTGCGGCGTCTTCCGCAACGATCCGCGGGTCGTCGCGCAGGCGTTCCGTCACCACCTGGGCGCCGACAGCCCGTGGGCGACGCGCTTCGAGCGGATCGTCTTCGCGGTGCTCGATACCTCTGCGCAGCAGGAGACCTTCACGGCGTTCCAAGACATCCTGGCCGCCTGA
- a CDS encoding NADAR family protein, whose amino-acid sequence MTRSLSTHTRTALIERIAQGFEPRYLLFWGHQPEKDCSAGKGCFSQWFEAPFEIEGVRYATAEHFMMAGKARLFGDVEVLGQVLAARTPAEAKKLGRAVRGFDDAAWTNAAFDLVVQGNLAKFSQHAAMGEFLLRTGEQVLVEASPHDAIWGIGMTASHADAREPARWRGQNLLGFALMAVRDRLRAG is encoded by the coding sequence ATGACCCGCTCTCTTTCGACCCACACCCGCACCGCCCTGATCGAGCGCATCGCCCAAGGCTTCGAACCCCGCTACCTGCTGTTCTGGGGCCACCAGCCCGAGAAGGACTGCAGCGCCGGCAAGGGCTGCTTCAGCCAATGGTTCGAGGCGCCGTTCGAGATCGAGGGTGTGCGCTACGCCACGGCCGAGCACTTCATGATGGCCGGCAAGGCGCGGCTGTTCGGCGACGTCGAGGTGCTGGGCCAGGTGCTCGCCGCGCGCACGCCGGCCGAGGCCAAGAAGCTGGGCCGCGCGGTGCGCGGTTTCGACGACGCGGCCTGGACGAACGCGGCCTTCGACCTGGTCGTGCAGGGCAACCTCGCGAAGTTCTCGCAGCACGCGGCGATGGGCGAATTCCTGTTGCGCACGGGCGAGCAGGTGCTGGTGGAAGCCAGCCCCCACGACGCGATCTGGGGCATCGGCATGACCGCGAGCCATGCCGATGCGCGCGAGCCGGCGCGCTGGCGCGGCCAGAACCTGCTGGGCTTCGCGCTCATGGCCGTGCGCGACCGACTGCGGGCGGGCTGA
- a CDS encoding ADP-ribosylglycohydrolase family protein encodes MTTSMEDRFRGALLGLACGDAVGTRVEFSPRGSFVPVTGMQGGGPFGLAPGEWTDDTSMALCLAASLIHCRGFDAVDQMNRYCNWRSVGYMSSNGRCFDIGITVSNALSRYLANGDPFAGDPDPRTAGNGALMRLAPVAMFGVADTPALLRHAADSTRTTHGAAEAIACSRLFALQLQAALRGEDKASILAPRDIGEAPSPGVAALAAGRWRDKPRDAIKGSGYCVESLEAALWCFAQADSFEEAILAAANLGDDADTTAAICGQLAGAFHGVAGIPAPWLATLTMRDEIDAMARGLFALAHPA; translated from the coding sequence ATGACGACCTCGATGGAAGACCGCTTCCGGGGCGCCCTGCTCGGCCTGGCTTGCGGCGACGCCGTCGGCACGCGCGTGGAGTTCAGCCCGCGCGGCAGCTTCGTGCCCGTCACCGGCATGCAGGGCGGCGGGCCCTTCGGCCTCGCGCCCGGCGAATGGACCGACGACACCTCGATGGCACTGTGCCTCGCGGCCAGCCTGATCCATTGCCGCGGCTTCGATGCCGTCGACCAGATGAACCGCTACTGCAACTGGCGCAGCGTGGGCTACATGAGCAGCAACGGGCGCTGCTTCGACATCGGCATCACGGTGTCGAACGCGCTGTCACGCTACCTGGCGAACGGCGATCCCTTCGCGGGCGATCCCGATCCGCGCACGGCCGGCAACGGCGCGCTGATGCGGCTCGCGCCGGTCGCGATGTTCGGCGTGGCCGATACGCCCGCGCTGCTGCGGCATGCCGCCGACAGCACGCGCACCACGCACGGCGCGGCCGAGGCCATCGCCTGCTCGCGCCTGTTCGCGCTGCAGCTGCAGGCCGCGCTGCGCGGCGAGGACAAGGCGTCGATCCTCGCGCCGCGCGACATCGGCGAAGCACCGAGCCCCGGCGTGGCCGCGCTCGCTGCCGGCCGCTGGCGCGACAAGCCGCGCGACGCGATCAAGGGCTCGGGCTATTGCGTGGAATCGCTCGAGGCGGCGCTGTGGTGCTTCGCGCAGGCCGACTCCTTCGAGGAGGCGATCCTCGCGGCCGCCAACCTCGGCGACGACGCCGACACCACGGCCGCGATCTGCGGCCAGCTCGCGGGCGCCTTCCATGGCGTGGCGGGCATTCCGGCGCCGTGGCTGGCCACGCTCACGATGCGCGACGAGATCGACGCGATGGCGCGCGGTCTGTTCGCGCTCGCCCATCCGGCCTGA
- a CDS encoding Lrp/AsnC family transcriptional regulator: MAKIKLDAIDRKILELLQLDAGRQIAELASEVGLSQTPCWRRIQRLKEAGVITRNVMLVDPQKVNVGVTVFVAVRTSTHTQAWFDRFKAVVDVIPEIVEFYRMSGEIDYLLRVVVPDIAAYDKVYKRLIADTELFDVSSSFAMEEIKFTTALPLSYAQ, encoded by the coding sequence ATGGCAAAAATAAAACTCGACGCCATAGACAGGAAGATTCTCGAGCTGCTGCAGCTCGATGCCGGGCGCCAGATCGCCGAGCTCGCGAGCGAGGTCGGCCTGTCGCAGACGCCGTGCTGGCGCCGCATCCAGCGGCTCAAGGAAGCCGGCGTGATCACGCGCAACGTGATGCTGGTCGATCCGCAGAAGGTCAACGTGGGCGTGACGGTGTTCGTCGCTGTGCGCACCAGCACCCACACGCAGGCCTGGTTCGATCGCTTCAAGGCCGTGGTCGACGTGATCCCCGAGATCGTCGAGTTCTATCGCATGAGCGGCGAGATCGACTACCTGCTGCGCGTGGTGGTGCCCGACATCGCGGCCTACGACAAGGTCTACAAGCGGCTGATCGCCGACACCGAGCTGTTCGACGTCAGCTCCAGCTTCGCGATGGAGGAGATCAAGTTCACGACCGCGCTGCCGCTGTCGTACGCGCAGTAG
- a CDS encoding aminotransferase class V-fold PLP-dependent enzyme, giving the protein MDIYLDANATTPVLPQAREAALAAMAGDFGNPSSIHNTGLKARALMDAVRERARRAIGAPTGRLLFLSGATEGIQTAVLSALNALRARRRAGESVPELLLYGATEHKAVPEALRHWNALLGLDLEVLAIPVGRNGRHDLDWLRAHAPRAGMVCTMAANNETGVVSDLDGIAAALVCSPALWMVDSVQALGKLPLRLGERPIDYAPFSGHKLYAPKGIGLLYVREGAPFTPLMAGGGQEDSLRSGTENMSGIAALGAVLAALEEGFTFRRADALAACRDRLAAALAEAFPGLVFNAPSALSLPTTLNFSVPGLSSKLLLDLFDAADMRVSGGSACGAAKARPSYVLEAMGLPAWQTASAVRLSFGPASDDAFIDEACARIRACGESLRRSCLGPVPQNEAQPPERLTRFVVDGACCYLLADAESRRCVVIDPLPELNAQLTQWLGCHGYTLAAVLDTHSHGDHASSGPELRAAVPARQLEPGAVDALGWPEGATQIALGALRLTRLAVPGHTADSTVYLLRDAKGLRLAFVGDTVMPGALGRGDFAQSRPLAFGPSLLKLQRALKPDTLLLPGHDYDDRFASTLATERMAQPLLDDVLDGRLDAQGFASAKAALERDLGLTEYRTMACGARVDRCAGSGTPELSPEASAALLRQHPGLLLVDVREPYEQRLGQPGVLDAARREAVPLSRLLNALPDWLALPGETPILFFCRSGNRSAQAARALRRLGHAQAWSLAGGLALWPRHAADEAGTLHEAVH; this is encoded by the coding sequence ATGGATATCTACCTCGACGCCAACGCCACCACCCCCGTTCTGCCCCAGGCCCGCGAGGCCGCGCTGGCCGCCATGGCCGGCGATTTCGGCAACCCCAGCAGCATCCACAACACCGGCCTCAAGGCCCGGGCGCTGATGGACGCGGTGCGCGAGCGCGCGCGCCGCGCGATCGGCGCGCCGACGGGGCGGCTCTTGTTCCTCAGCGGCGCGACCGAGGGCATCCAGACCGCCGTGCTGTCGGCCCTGAACGCGCTGCGCGCGCGGCGCCGGGCCGGCGAGAGCGTGCCCGAGCTGCTGCTCTACGGCGCCACCGAGCACAAGGCCGTGCCCGAGGCGCTGCGCCACTGGAACGCGCTGCTGGGCCTCGACCTCGAGGTGCTGGCGATTCCGGTGGGCCGCAACGGCCGCCACGACCTCGACTGGCTGCGCGCGCACGCACCGCGCGCCGGCATGGTCTGCACCATGGCCGCCAACAACGAGACCGGCGTGGTCAGCGACCTCGACGGCATCGCGGCCGCGCTGGTCTGCAGCCCGGCGCTGTGGATGGTCGACAGCGTGCAGGCGCTCGGCAAGCTGCCGCTGCGCCTGGGCGAGCGGCCCATCGACTACGCGCCCTTCTCGGGCCACAAGCTCTATGCGCCCAAGGGCATCGGCCTGCTCTACGTGCGCGAGGGCGCGCCGTTCACGCCGCTGATGGCCGGCGGCGGCCAGGAGGATTCGCTGCGCTCGGGCACCGAGAACATGTCGGGCATCGCCGCGCTCGGCGCGGTGCTGGCGGCGCTGGAGGAAGGCTTCACCTTCCGCCGCGCCGACGCGCTCGCGGCCTGCCGCGACCGCCTGGCGGCCGCGCTGGCCGAGGCCTTCCCGGGCCTGGTCTTCAACGCGCCGAGCGCGCTCAGCCTGCCGACCACGCTGAACTTCTCGGTGCCGGGCCTGAGCTCCAAGCTGCTGCTGGACCTGTTCGACGCGGCCGACATGCGCGTGAGCGGCGGCTCGGCCTGCGGCGCCGCCAAGGCGCGGCCCAGCTACGTGCTCGAGGCGATGGGGCTGCCCGCCTGGCAGACCGCGTCGGCGGTGCGGCTGTCCTTCGGCCCGGCCAGCGACGACGCCTTCATCGACGAGGCCTGCGCGCGCATCCGCGCCTGCGGCGAGTCGCTGCGCCGGAGCTGCCTGGGCCCGGTGCCGCAGAACGAGGCGCAGCCACCCGAGCGCCTCACCCGCTTCGTGGTCGACGGCGCCTGCTGCTACCTGCTGGCCGATGCCGAGAGCCGGCGCTGCGTGGTCATCGATCCGCTGCCCGAACTGAATGCGCAACTGACCCAGTGGCTGGGCTGCCATGGCTACACGCTGGCGGCCGTGCTCGACACCCACAGCCACGGCGACCATGCCTCCTCAGGGCCCGAACTGCGCGCCGCCGTGCCGGCGCGGCAGCTGGAGCCGGGCGCGGTGGATGCGCTCGGCTGGCCCGAGGGCGCGACCCAGATCGCGCTCGGTGCCCTGCGCCTCACGCGGCTGGCCGTGCCGGGCCACACCGCCGACTCCACCGTGTATTTGCTGCGCGATGCCAAGGGGCTGCGCCTGGCCTTCGTCGGCGACACCGTGATGCCCGGCGCGCTGGGCCGCGGCGATTTCGCGCAGAGCCGGCCGCTGGCCTTCGGCCCGTCGCTGCTGAAGCTGCAGCGCGCCCTCAAGCCCGACACGCTGCTGCTGCCGGGCCACGACTACGACGACCGCTTCGCGAGCACACTGGCCACCGAGCGCATGGCCCAGCCGCTGCTCGACGACGTGCTCGACGGCCGCCTCGACGCGCAGGGCTTCGCGAGCGCGAAGGCGGCGCTCGAGCGCGACCTCGGGCTCACCGAATACCGGACCATGGCCTGCGGCGCGCGGGTCGACCGCTGCGCCGGCAGCGGCACGCCCGAGCTGTCGCCCGAGGCCTCTGCCGCGCTGCTGCGCCAGCACCCGGGCCTGCTGCTGGTCGACGTGCGCGAGCCCTACGAGCAACGGCTCGGCCAGCCCGGCGTGCTCGACGCCGCGCGGCGCGAGGCCGTGCCGCTCTCGCGGCTGCTCAACGCCCTGCCCGACTGGCTCGCGCTGCCGGGCGAGACGCCGATCCTGTTCTTCTGCCGCAGCGGCAACCGCAGCGCGCAGGCGGCACGCGCGCTGCGCCGCCTCGGCCATGCGCAGGCCTGGAGCCTCGCGGGCGGTCTCGCGCTGTGGCCGCGCCATGCCGCGGACGAAGCGGGCACCTTGCACGAAGCGGTGCACTGA